A window of the Pseudomonas gozinkensis genome harbors these coding sequences:
- a CDS encoding FkbM family methyltransferase yields MTFISYAQNFEDIRLWRALKYFENGFYIDVGANDPIHDSVTKAFYDRGWSGINVEPMQNFHDALRQHRPRDTTLQCIASDKPGEVTFYGIPGTGLSTADPVTAQERRDLGLDVRSLTVEARTLTSICEEHATDREIQFLKIDVEGHEETVLRGMDFSRLRPWIILIETPFERDHTWEHLITDAGYTNVCFDGLNSYFLADEHLNLKPAFDMPPCQLDNFQLCLGHPFAHPVSPSEADALAQISAATQRAEHAEAQLRALQNNRAWRALQKLRNVLRRA; encoded by the coding sequence GTGACGTTCATCTCTTACGCACAGAATTTCGAAGACATCCGCCTGTGGCGCGCCCTCAAGTACTTTGAAAACGGCTTCTACATCGATGTCGGCGCCAACGACCCGATCCACGACTCGGTGACCAAGGCGTTCTATGATCGCGGTTGGAGCGGCATCAACGTGGAGCCGATGCAAAACTTCCACGACGCACTGCGCCAGCACCGCCCGCGCGACACGACCCTGCAATGCATCGCCAGCGACAAGCCCGGCGAAGTGACCTTCTACGGCATTCCCGGCACCGGCCTGTCCACCGCCGACCCCGTCACCGCTCAAGAGCGCCGCGACCTAGGCCTCGACGTGCGCAGCCTCACCGTCGAGGCCCGCACCCTGACCTCGATCTGCGAAGAACACGCCACCGATCGCGAAATCCAATTCCTGAAAATCGACGTCGAAGGCCACGAAGAAACTGTGCTGCGCGGCATGGACTTCAGCCGCTTACGCCCGTGGATCATCCTCATCGAAACCCCGTTCGAACGCGACCACACCTGGGAACACCTGATCACCGACGCGGGCTATACCAACGTCTGCTTCGACGGCCTCAACAGCTACTTCCTGGCCGACGAACACCTGAACCTGAAACCGGCCTTCGACATGCCGCCCTGCCAGCTCGACAACTTCCAGCTGTGCCTCGGCCACCCCTTCGCCCACCCCGTCAGCCCCAGCGAAGCCGACGCCCTGGCGCAAATCAGCGCCGCCACACAACGCGCCGAACACGCCGAAGCCCAACTGCGCGCCCTCCAGAACAACCGCGCCTGGCGAGCCCTGCAGAAACTGCGCAACGTCCTGCGCCGAGCCTGA
- a CDS encoding methyltransferase encodes MRARDADSSYVLTGEDLLARFTALDTFLTAHQALWKPRPFTHLQLPWEASYPELASWLRGRSLEDAENAHNHPAELLDAPEPFASLAALSLELSSVGELPAHSLEAAGHRLNVDVPGRKWQQIEAFASRLAFASQPKHWLDWCSGKGHLGRRLLGADQQLTCLEYDPALVASGQALSQRHQLHALHVEQDVLAANTASLLHAEHTPVALHACGDLHVRLMQLASAAGCRQLAIAPCCYNRISRTEYQALSSAGSRSALQLSLEDLSLPMSETVTAGARVRRQRDTSMARRLAFDLLQRQVRGVDEYLPTPSLPTAWLDNPFADYCRDLAALKELSTIGSPDWVALEAAGWQRLAEVRNLELLRGLFRRPLELWLNLDRALFLTEQGYVVRLGTFCEAPLTPRNFLLLAERV; translated from the coding sequence ATGCGTGCCAGGGACGCTGACTCTTCTTACGTGCTGACGGGCGAGGATCTGCTCGCCCGTTTCACGGCACTGGATACATTTCTCACGGCGCATCAGGCGCTGTGGAAACCCCGCCCTTTCACTCATCTGCAACTGCCTTGGGAAGCGTCCTACCCGGAACTGGCCTCGTGGCTACGCGGGCGATCGCTGGAAGATGCGGAAAACGCCCATAACCACCCTGCCGAACTGTTGGATGCGCCGGAGCCGTTTGCTTCATTGGCAGCGTTGTCGCTTGAGCTGAGCTCGGTCGGTGAGCTGCCTGCGCATTCTCTGGAAGCCGCCGGGCATCGTCTTAATGTCGATGTGCCGGGGCGCAAATGGCAGCAGATCGAGGCGTTCGCCAGCCGCTTGGCGTTTGCCTCGCAACCGAAGCACTGGCTGGATTGGTGTTCGGGCAAAGGGCATTTGGGTCGGCGTCTACTCGGTGCTGATCAGCAACTCACCTGTCTGGAATACGACCCGGCGCTGGTTGCCAGCGGTCAGGCGCTAAGTCAGCGTCATCAACTGCATGCGCTGCATGTCGAGCAGGATGTGCTCGCGGCCAACACCGCGTCATTGCTGCACGCCGAACACACCCCTGTCGCCCTGCACGCTTGCGGCGACCTGCATGTGCGGCTGATGCAACTGGCCTCCGCCGCTGGCTGCCGACAATTGGCGATTGCACCATGCTGCTACAACCGGATCAGTCGCACTGAATATCAGGCGTTGTCCTCCGCAGGTTCACGCTCCGCCCTACAGCTATCGCTGGAAGATCTTTCACTGCCAATGAGCGAGACCGTCACCGCCGGTGCCCGCGTCCGACGTCAGCGTGATACCTCCATGGCCCGGCGACTGGCCTTCGACCTCCTGCAACGGCAAGTGCGCGGCGTCGACGAATACCTGCCAACGCCTTCTCTGCCAACCGCCTGGCTGGACAACCCGTTCGCCGATTACTGCCGCGATCTGGCAGCGCTGAAAGAGTTATCCACAATCGGCTCGCCAGATTGGGTAGCACTGGAAGCTGCCGGTTGGCAGCGATTGGCCGAAGTTCGCAACCTGGAACTGCTCCGCGGACTGTTCCGACGACCGCTGGAGCTTTGGCTGAATCTGGATCGGGCACTTTTCCTCACCGAGCAGGGATACGTCGTACGCCTCGGCACCTTCTGCGAGGCGCCGCTCACCCCGCGCAATTTCCTGCTGTTGGCCGAACGCGTTTAA
- a CDS encoding ABC transporter permease, with translation MNWEVIIKWLPKLAQGATLTLELVAIAVIAGLLLAIPLGIARSSKLWYVRAFPYAYIFFFRGTPLLVQLFLVYYGLAQFDAVRNSSMWPYLRDPFWCATATMTLHTAAYIAEILRGAIQAIPPGEIEAARALGMSRPKALFYIILPRAARIGLPAYSNEVILMLKASALASTVTLLELTGMARTIIARTYLPVEIFFAAGVFYLVMAYVLVRGFKLLERWLRVDACQGR, from the coding sequence ATGAATTGGGAAGTCATCATCAAGTGGCTGCCGAAACTGGCCCAAGGCGCGACGCTGACCCTGGAACTGGTGGCCATCGCCGTGATCGCCGGTTTGCTGCTGGCGATTCCGCTGGGCATCGCCCGTTCTTCGAAGCTCTGGTACGTGCGCGCTTTCCCCTACGCCTACATCTTCTTTTTCCGTGGCACGCCGTTGCTGGTTCAACTGTTCCTGGTCTACTACGGCCTGGCTCAGTTCGACGCGGTGCGCAACAGCTCGATGTGGCCGTACCTGCGCGATCCGTTCTGGTGCGCGACCGCGACCATGACCCTGCATACCGCGGCGTACATCGCCGAGATCCTGCGCGGCGCGATCCAGGCGATTCCGCCGGGCGAGATCGAAGCGGCGCGTGCGCTGGGCATGTCCCGGCCGAAAGCGCTGTTCTACATCATCCTGCCGCGTGCCGCGCGCATCGGCCTGCCGGCCTACAGCAACGAAGTGATCCTGATGCTCAAGGCCAGTGCCCTGGCCAGTACCGTGACGTTGCTGGAACTGACCGGCATGGCCCGTACGATCATTGCCCGCACTTATTTGCCGGTGGAAATTTTCTTTGCGGCCGGGGTGTTCTATCTGGTGATGGCCTACGTGCTGGTTCGCGGCTTCAAGCTGCTGGAACGTTGGCTGCGCGTCGATGCGTGCCAGGGACGCTGA
- a CDS encoding ABC transporter permease, producing MIIDLYGFGPALFAGALMTVKLALSALCLGLVLGLLGALAKTSPYKPLQWLGGTYSTLVRGVPELLWVLLIYFGTVNAMRALGEFLGNPELELSAFAAGVIALGLCFGAYATEVFRGAILAIPKGHREAGVALGLSKWRIFTKLIMPQMWRIALPGLGNLFMILMKDTALVSVIGLEEIMRHAQIGVTVSKQPFTFYMVAALMYLCLTVLAMIGMHLLEKRAARGFARSAQ from the coding sequence ATGATTATCGACCTCTACGGATTCGGCCCGGCGCTCTTCGCCGGCGCGCTGATGACCGTCAAACTGGCACTCTCGGCCCTGTGCCTGGGGCTGGTGCTCGGTCTGCTCGGCGCCTTGGCCAAGACTTCCCCGTACAAGCCGTTGCAATGGCTTGGCGGAACCTATTCGACCCTGGTGCGTGGCGTCCCGGAATTGCTCTGGGTGCTGTTGATCTACTTCGGTACAGTCAACGCCATGCGCGCGCTCGGAGAGTTCCTCGGCAATCCCGAACTGGAACTCAGCGCCTTCGCTGCCGGCGTCATCGCGCTGGGCCTGTGCTTCGGCGCCTACGCCACGGAAGTGTTTCGTGGCGCGATCCTCGCCATTCCCAAAGGCCACCGTGAGGCCGGCGTGGCCCTGGGCCTGTCGAAATGGCGGATCTTCACCAAGCTGATCATGCCGCAAATGTGGCGCATCGCCCTGCCCGGTCTGGGCAACCTGTTCATGATCCTGATGAAAGACACCGCGCTGGTGTCGGTCATCGGTCTGGAAGAAATCATGCGCCACGCGCAGATCGGCGTGACCGTGTCCAAGCAGCCATTCACCTTCTATATGGTGGCGGCGCTCATGTACCTGTGCCTGACCGTGCTGGCGATGATCGGCATGCACCTGCTGGAAAAACGCGCCGCACGCGGCTTCGCGAGGAGCGCTCAATGA
- a CDS encoding ABC transporter substrate-binding protein produces the protein MQNYKKVFLAAAVTLAFSAGAMAETLKMGIEAAYPPFNNKDASGNVVGFDKDIGDALCAKMKVECSVVTSDWDGIIPALNAKKFDFLISSMSITDERKQAVDFTDPYYSNKLQFIAPKDKEFKTDKDSLKGKVIGAQRATLAGTFMEDNMPGVEVKLYDTQENAYLDLTSGRLDGILADKYVNYEWLKSDAGKPYEFKGDPVEESDKIGIAVRKGDPIREKLNAALKEIVADGTYKKINDKYFPFSIY, from the coding sequence ATGCAGAACTACAAAAAGGTCTTCCTGGCCGCCGCCGTCACCCTCGCGTTCAGCGCCGGTGCCATGGCCGAGACCCTGAAGATGGGCATCGAAGCGGCTTACCCGCCGTTCAACAACAAAGACGCCAGCGGTAACGTCGTCGGCTTCGACAAAGACATCGGCGACGCTCTGTGCGCCAAGATGAAAGTTGAATGCTCCGTGGTCACCTCCGACTGGGACGGCATCATCCCGGCCCTGAACGCCAAGAAGTTCGACTTCCTGATCTCCTCGATGTCGATCACCGACGAGCGCAAGCAAGCGGTGGACTTCACCGACCCGTACTACTCCAACAAACTGCAATTCATCGCGCCGAAGGATAAAGAGTTCAAGACCGACAAGGACTCCCTCAAAGGCAAAGTGATCGGTGCCCAGCGTGCGACCCTCGCTGGCACCTTCATGGAAGACAACATGCCGGGCGTCGAAGTGAAACTCTACGACACCCAGGAAAACGCCTACCTCGACCTGACCTCCGGTCGTCTGGACGGCATCCTCGCCGACAAATACGTCAACTACGAGTGGCTGAAAAGCGACGCCGGCAAGCCTTACGAATTCAAGGGCGACCCGGTGGAAGAAAGCGACAAGATCGGTATCGCTGTACGCAAAGGCGACCCGATCCGCGAGAAGCTGAACGCCGCGCTGAAGGAAATCGTTGCCGACGGCACCTACAAGAAAATCAACGACAAGTACTTCCCGTTCAGCATCTACTGA
- a CDS encoding ABC transporter ATP-binding protein, whose protein sequence is MAEATPALEIRNLHKRYGQLEVLKGISLTARDGDVISILGSSGSGKSTFLRCINLLENPHQGQILVAGEELKLKAAKNGELVAADGKQINRLRSEIGFVFQNFNLWPHMSVLDNIIEAPRRVLGQSKAEAIEVAEALLAKVGIADKRHAYPAQLSGGQQQRAAIARTLAMQPKVILFDEPTSALDPEMVQEVLNVIRALAEEGRTMLLVTHEMGFARQVSSEVVFLHQGLVEEQGSPQQVFENPLSARCKQFMSSNR, encoded by the coding sequence ATGGCTGAGGCCACGCCCGCGCTTGAAATCCGCAACTTGCACAAACGCTACGGACAGCTTGAGGTGCTCAAAGGCATCTCGCTGACCGCCCGCGACGGCGATGTGATCTCGATCCTGGGTTCCTCCGGTTCCGGCAAGTCCACGTTCCTGCGTTGCATCAACCTGTTGGAAAACCCGCACCAGGGCCAGATCCTGGTCGCCGGGGAAGAACTCAAGCTCAAGGCCGCCAAGAATGGCGAACTGGTTGCCGCCGACGGCAAGCAGATCAACCGCCTGCGCTCCGAGATTGGTTTTGTGTTTCAAAACTTTAATCTGTGGCCGCACATGAGCGTGCTCGACAACATCATCGAAGCCCCGCGCCGCGTGCTCGGCCAGAGCAAGGCCGAAGCCATCGAAGTCGCCGAAGCGCTGCTGGCCAAGGTCGGCATCGCCGACAAGCGCCACGCCTACCCGGCGCAACTGTCCGGCGGCCAGCAACAGCGCGCGGCGATTGCCCGTACGCTGGCGATGCAGCCCAAGGTGATCCTGTTCGACGAGCCCACCTCCGCCCTTGACCCGGAAATGGTCCAGGAAGTACTTAATGTCATCCGCGCATTGGCCGAAGAAGGCCGCACCATGCTGCTCGTGACCCATGAAATGGGCTTCGCCCGTCAGGTCTCCAGCGAAGTGGTGTTCCTCCACCAGGGCCTGGTAGAAGAGCAAGGATCGCCACAGCAGGTGTTCGAAAACCCGCTTTCGGCGCGCTGCAAACAATTCATGTCCAGCAACCGCTAA
- the gabP gene encoding GABA permease → MSSTQSSNGLEQGLKPRHVTMLSIAGVIGAGLFVGSGHAIAAAGPAVLLAYAAAGALVVLVMRMLGEMAVASPDTGSFSTYADRAIGHWAGFTIGWLYWWFWVLVIPLEANAAATILHAWFPSVEIWAFALIITMLLTVTNLFSVKNYGEFEFWFALLKVVAIIGFIILGVAAIFGFLPNSQVSGVSHIFDTQGFLPNGMGAVLGAILTTMFSFMGTEIVTIAAAESKNPGKQISKATNSVIWRIGLFYLVSIFIVVALVPWNDPVLASLGSYQTVLERMGIPNAKMIVDIVVLVAVTSCLNSALYTSSRMLFSLGKRGDAPAMATRTNKSGTPYWAVMLSTGAAFLCTFANYVAPAAVFEFLLASSGAIALLVYLVIAISQLRMRKQRMARGEKIVFSMWLFPGLTYAVIAFIVAALTIMLFQDAHRVEILATGLLSLVVVATGLLVARRRKAENRGAAVLN, encoded by the coding sequence ATGAGCAGTACCCAAAGCTCCAATGGCCTCGAACAGGGGCTCAAACCGCGTCATGTGACCATGCTGTCGATCGCCGGGGTGATCGGTGCAGGTCTGTTCGTAGGCTCCGGCCACGCCATCGCCGCTGCCGGTCCCGCTGTTCTGCTGGCTTACGCCGCTGCCGGCGCGCTGGTTGTGCTCGTGATGCGCATGCTCGGCGAAATGGCGGTTGCCTCGCCTGACACCGGCTCCTTCTCGACTTACGCCGACCGTGCCATCGGGCATTGGGCCGGTTTCACCATCGGCTGGCTGTACTGGTGGTTCTGGGTATTGGTGATTCCGCTGGAAGCCAACGCCGCCGCTACCATCCTGCACGCGTGGTTCCCGAGTGTGGAAATCTGGGCCTTCGCGCTGATCATCACCATGCTGCTGACGGTGACCAACCTGTTCAGCGTGAAAAACTACGGTGAGTTCGAATTCTGGTTCGCCCTGCTTAAGGTCGTGGCGATCATCGGTTTCATCATTCTCGGCGTCGCGGCCATTTTCGGCTTCCTGCCGAACAGCCAGGTCAGCGGCGTTTCGCACATCTTCGACACCCAGGGCTTCCTGCCAAACGGCATGGGCGCAGTATTGGGCGCGATCCTGACCACCATGTTCTCCTTCATGGGTACCGAGATCGTGACCATCGCGGCCGCGGAATCGAAGAATCCTGGCAAGCAGATCTCCAAGGCCACCAACTCGGTGATCTGGCGGATCGGCCTGTTCTACCTCGTATCGATCTTCATCGTTGTGGCCCTGGTGCCATGGAACGATCCGGTTCTGGCCAGCCTCGGCTCCTACCAGACTGTGCTTGAGCGTATGGGCATCCCGAACGCCAAGATGATCGTTGATATCGTGGTACTGGTCGCTGTGACCAGCTGCCTGAACTCGGCGCTGTACACCTCTTCGCGCATGCTGTTCTCCCTCGGCAAGCGTGGCGATGCTCCGGCCATGGCAACCCGCACCAACAAGAGCGGCACCCCTTACTGGGCGGTGATGCTGTCCACTGGCGCAGCGTTCCTGTGCACCTTCGCCAACTACGTGGCCCCGGCTGCGGTGTTCGAGTTCCTGCTGGCCAGCTCGGGCGCCATCGCGCTGCTGGTGTACCTGGTGATCGCGATTTCACAACTGCGCATGCGTAAACAGCGCATGGCTCGCGGCGAGAAAATCGTCTTCAGCATGTGGCTGTTCCCGGGCCTGACTTACGCGGTGATCGCGTTCATCGTGGCGGCCCTGACCATCATGTTGTTCCAGGATGCCCACCGCGTGGAAATCCTCGCGACCGGCCTGCTGAGTCTGGTCGTAGTAGCTACCGGTCTGCTGGTAGCTCGCCGTCGCAAGGCGGAAAACCGTGGTGCGGCAGTTCTGAACTGA
- a CDS encoding alpha/beta fold hydrolase translates to MNLQSATLPLSQLSAESEPFHEPATDGYLLGGFTWRHASPDPQRPVVIINAATSVRCRHYSRFAAYLFANGLDVIIYDYRGIGESRPKSMRHLQASWTDWGALDFEAMLKRAQREFPGQPIDVVGHSFGGCAAGLGASGKTIRRLVTVGAQFAYWRDYAPEHRWRMFGKWHLLMPLVTLLCGYFPGKRLGWLEDTPAGVVRDWSTPAARYEQRPSGRKMADLPFTNVRAKALAISISDDPYGTIPAIERLLAYFHNAQKTHLRIEPQDIGEQQVGHFAFFRSAYQATLWPIALTWLQTGKLASDTPGRKIPRSQAL, encoded by the coding sequence ATGAACCTACAAAGCGCGACACTGCCACTCAGTCAGCTGTCAGCAGAAAGCGAGCCCTTCCACGAACCCGCCACCGACGGCTATCTGCTCGGCGGTTTCACCTGGCGCCACGCTTCGCCCGACCCACAGCGCCCCGTGGTGATCATCAACGCCGCCACGTCCGTGCGCTGCCGCCACTACTCGCGCTTCGCGGCGTATCTGTTCGCCAATGGGTTAGACGTGATCATTTACGACTACCGTGGCATTGGCGAGTCGCGACCGAAGTCGATGAGGCATTTGCAGGCTTCGTGGACAGATTGGGGCGCGCTGGATTTCGAGGCGATGCTCAAGCGCGCGCAGCGGGAGTTTCCTGGTCAACCGATCGATGTGGTCGGACACAGCTTCGGTGGCTGCGCAGCAGGCCTGGGGGCGTCCGGAAAGACAATCCGACGACTGGTGACCGTAGGCGCGCAATTCGCTTACTGGCGCGATTACGCGCCCGAGCACCGCTGGCGGATGTTCGGCAAATGGCATCTGCTGATGCCGCTGGTCACGCTGTTGTGTGGCTACTTTCCGGGCAAACGACTTGGCTGGCTGGAAGACACGCCCGCCGGTGTGGTGCGCGACTGGAGCACGCCGGCCGCGCGTTATGAGCAGCGCCCGAGCGGTAGAAAGATGGCGGACTTGCCCTTCACCAACGTCCGGGCCAAAGCCCTGGCAATCAGCATCAGCGACGATCCCTACGGCACTATTCCTGCCATCGAACGCCTGCTCGCTTACTTCCACAACGCGCAAAAGACCCACCTGCGAATCGAGCCGCAGGACATCGGCGAACAGCAAGTCGGACATTTCGCCTTTTTTCGCAGCGCATACCAAGCCACACTATGGCCCATCGCTCTGACCTGGCTGCAGACCGGCAAACTGGCCTCCGACACACCGGGGCGCAAAATCCCACGCAGCCAAGCCCTTTAA
- a CDS encoding carboxypeptidase regulatory-like domain-containing protein, protein MKRVLSFVLPVAAAAVLLFPIMAQAASLEPIDTAAVQVQQQEQNGVRYLAGGIGEDESKAIQQSAGYNLHMTFAVGMQNQYTADVDVMIQKAPGQTVLTLNQTGPLVYVQLPPGKYTVVATRNGETRRDAAEIGGGAARNLVFHWNDNS, encoded by the coding sequence ATGAAACGCGTTCTTTCATTTGTGCTGCCCGTTGCCGCTGCGGCAGTGCTGCTGTTTCCGATCATGGCGCAGGCCGCGAGTCTGGAACCGATCGACACTGCCGCTGTGCAGGTTCAGCAGCAAGAGCAAAACGGCGTTCGCTATCTGGCCGGCGGGATTGGTGAAGATGAGTCGAAAGCCATTCAGCAATCCGCGGGCTACAACCTGCACATGACCTTCGCCGTCGGCATGCAAAACCAGTACACCGCCGATGTCGACGTGATGATTCAGAAAGCTCCGGGCCAAACCGTGCTGACGCTGAATCAAACCGGGCCATTGGTGTACGTGCAGTTACCGCCCGGCAAGTACACGGTCGTCGCGACCCGCAATGGTGAAACTCGCCGGGATGCTGCGGAAATTGGCGGAGGTGCTGCGCGCAATCTGGTGTTCCACTGGAATGACAACAGCTAG
- a CDS encoding oxidative damage protection protein, whose protein sequence is MTRTVMCRKYKEQLEGLERPPYPGAKGQDIFEHVSAKAWADWQKHQTLLINEKRLNMMNAEDRKFLQGEMDKYFSGEEYAQAEGYVPPAE, encoded by the coding sequence ATGACCCGCACCGTAATGTGCCGCAAGTACAAAGAACAACTCGAAGGTCTGGAGCGCCCACCGTACCCGGGCGCCAAGGGCCAGGATATTTTCGAACACGTCTCGGCCAAGGCCTGGGCTGACTGGCAGAAACACCAGACCCTGCTGATCAACGAAAAACGCCTGAACATGATGAACGCCGAAGACCGCAAATTTCTTCAGGGCGAAATGGACAAGTACTTCTCCGGCGAGGAATACGCTCAGGCCGAAGGCTACGTTCCGCCTGCAGAGTAA
- the mutY gene encoding A/G-specific adenine glycosylase translates to MRAEQFSTAVLEWFDRHGRHDLPWQQNINPYRVWVSEIMLQQTQVSTVLNYFDRFMAALPTVEALAEAPEDEVLHLWTGLGYYTRARNLQKTAKIVVSQYGGEFPRDVEKLTDLPGIGLSTAGAIASISMGLRAPILDGNVKRVLARFTAQEGYPGEPKVARQLWANAERFTPQDRVNAYTQAMMDLGATLCTRSKPSCLLCPLEKGCEAHMLGLETRYPIPKPRKAIPQKRTLMPLLANEDGAILLYRRPSSGLWGGLWSLPELDDLDDLQHLAAQHSLELGEQQALPSLVHTFSHFQLSIEPWLVQVQEAGGHVAEADWLWYNLATPPRLGLAAPVKTLLERAAAVLNAGEST, encoded by the coding sequence ATGAGAGCGGAGCAGTTTTCCACGGCGGTGCTGGAATGGTTCGACCGCCACGGACGCCATGATTTGCCCTGGCAACAGAACATCAACCCGTACCGGGTGTGGGTGTCCGAGATCATGTTGCAGCAGACTCAGGTCAGCACCGTGCTCAATTACTTCGACCGCTTCATGGCCGCACTGCCGACGGTCGAAGCCCTGGCCGAAGCGCCGGAGGACGAAGTGCTGCACCTGTGGACCGGGCTGGGTTACTACACCCGCGCGCGCAATCTGCAGAAGACCGCGAAGATTGTCGTCAGCCAGTACGGCGGCGAGTTTCCACGCGATGTCGAGAAGCTCACGGACTTGCCGGGCATCGGCCTGTCGACTGCCGGCGCGATTGCCAGCATCAGCATGGGCCTGCGCGCGCCGATCCTCGACGGTAACGTCAAACGGGTGCTGGCGCGCTTTACCGCGCAGGAGGGCTACCCCGGCGAGCCGAAAGTCGCCAGACAGCTGTGGGCCAATGCCGAGCGCTTCACGCCGCAGGATCGGGTCAACGCCTATACCCAGGCGATGATGGATCTGGGCGCCACGCTCTGCACCCGCAGCAAGCCGAGCTGTCTGCTGTGTCCGCTGGAAAAGGGCTGCGAAGCGCACATGCTCGGCCTGGAGACGCGTTACCCGATCCCCAAGCCGCGCAAGGCCATCCCGCAGAAACGCACGCTGATGCCGCTGCTGGCCAACGAGGACGGCGCGATTCTGCTTTACCGCCGCCCCTCCAGCGGATTGTGGGGCGGTTTGTGGAGCCTGCCGGAACTCGACGACCTCGACGACCTGCAACACCTCGCCGCGCAGCACTCGCTGGAACTGGGCGAGCAGCAGGCGCTGCCGAGCCTTGTCCACACCTTCAGCCACTTCCAGCTGTCCATCGAACCCTGGCTGGTTCAGGTTCAGGAGGCCGGCGGTCACGTGGCCGAGGCCGACTGGCTCTGGTATAACCTCGCCACCCCGCCGCGCCTGGGCCTCGCCGCCCCGGTCAAGACCTTGCTCGAACGCGCGGCCGCCGTCTTGAATGCAGGAGAGTCGACATGA